From a single Armatimonadota bacterium genomic region:
- a CDS encoding peptidoglycan recognition protein family protein, with translation MARVIFLGLVCFSLFFFSIALASPVLRVPEPPIVSKNIWGSMCEGDFWQDHPYDPYSQGIMGDPVAITIHHTYRPLGTNPPDPAQDRQKLIEIQRFHVGKGWGDIGYHFLIGSDGTIYEGRPLGYTGTHAPPNYGNIGVNVIGDFHEAEYPSNAQLEGLVRLLSWLCDKFDIDPTSKITLFGQSNLAVASHRDWNATACPGDRLYCLIPQIREQVRARLLSGPPYDARFAVTQFLPPAILAGHVYELPLTVRNTGYVEWSYLNLVGLDVVTPEIVSVSEPMLKSPETVSPLANRQWKVTIKAPDSLGSNRISLQMIESNRRFGRELAWNTLVLSAKDFISSWLVAGPFPAETPDKAYAKDFLAGEPLDLLDVMDTVSEAAHAYKVAGEYESGEGNYRGEEGERFSESGRYFRGEESFRLSLGKYRGGDLVLRKLINAGVRDQEAEVYIGDRRLAFWRTRGSERFRRWKEIDLILPAYRVAGRKSLDIRLKVLGTKQWGCNSFRYALLDKAEPLAAPKPNEKGWFAWKSDAGLTDLSSVIKTAESGAVYLAVYIKAPRTAWVELRTGYAGRLKAWLNGEQAIASLGGFGNFPDTAKAEVLLKKGWNRLLLKVVLEPGKKDLYVRFCDRQGKPLEGLKFALEPSDKSAELWIASNR, from the coding sequence GTGGCAAGGGTGATATTTCTCGGATTAGTTTGCTTTTCTTTGTTTTTCTTTTCTATTGCATTGGCCTCCCCTGTTCTACGTGTACCCGAACCTCCCATTGTAAGCAAAAATATTTGGGGCTCGATGTGCGAAGGGGATTTCTGGCAAGACCATCCGTATGACCCCTATTCTCAAGGGATTATGGGCGACCCAGTGGCGATAACCATTCATCATACGTACAGGCCTTTGGGGACAAACCCTCCTGACCCTGCACAGGATAGGCAGAAACTGATAGAGATTCAGCGTTTTCATGTTGGCAAAGGCTGGGGCGATATTGGTTATCACTTTTTGATTGGAAGTGATGGAACGATATATGAAGGAAGGCCTTTGGGATATACAGGAACGCATGCCCCACCAAACTATGGAAACATTGGCGTAAATGTGATAGGCGATTTTCATGAAGCGGAGTACCCTTCTAACGCGCAACTTGAGGGTCTTGTGCGCCTTCTATCATGGCTGTGCGACAAGTTCGATATAGATCCCACCTCGAAAATCACCTTATTTGGCCAAAGCAACCTGGCAGTTGCAAGTCATAGGGATTGGAATGCCACTGCCTGCCCTGGTGATAGGCTCTACTGCTTGATTCCGCAGATTCGAGAGCAAGTACGCGCCCGCCTTCTTTCAGGACCGCCGTATGATGCTCGCTTTGCGGTAACACAATTTTTGCCGCCAGCGATTCTTGCCGGGCACGTTTACGAGCTCCCATTGACGGTTCGAAATACGGGATATGTCGAATGGTCTTATTTGAACTTAGTTGGCTTGGATGTGGTTACGCCCGAAATAGTTTCAGTTTCAGAACCTATGTTGAAATCACCGGAGACAGTCAGCCCACTTGCAAACCGTCAGTGGAAAGTAACTATAAAGGCGCCTGATAGCCTGGGTTCTAACCGCATTTCCCTTCAGATGATTGAGTCAAATCGCCGGTTTGGTCGTGAGCTTGCCTGGAATACGCTTGTGCTTTCGGCGAAGGACTTTATTTCTTCATGGCTGGTAGCTGGACCGTTCCCTGCCGAAACACCTGATAAGGCTTATGCAAAAGATTTCCTAGCTGGAGAACCGCTAGATTTGCTTGATGTGATGGACACTGTTAGCGAGGCTGCACACGCCTATAAGGTCGCTGGAGAATATGAAAGTGGAGAAGGTAACTATCGGGGTGAGGAAGGTGAACGTTTCAGCGAAAGCGGCCGCTACTTCAGAGGTGAAGAGAGCTTTCGGCTCTCGCTTGGTAAGTACAGGGGTGGCGACTTAGTCCTTCGGAAGCTGATTAACGCGGGCGTTAGGGACCAGGAGGCGGAAGTATATATTGGCGATCGTAGATTAGCCTTTTGGCGTACCCGTGGGTCTGAGAGATTTCGCAGATGGAAAGAGATTGACCTCATATTGCCGGCATACCGGGTTGCTGGAAGAAAATCGCTGGATATCCGATTAAAGGTGCTTGGGACAAAACAGTGGGGATGCAACTCATTCCGATATGCATTGCTGGATAAGGCAGAACCGCTAGCAGCTCCAAAGCCTAATGAGAAGGGGTGGTTTGCCTGGAAGTCCGATGCTGGTTTAACAGACCTTTCGTCGGTAATCAAGACTGCGGAGAGTGGAGCGGTATACCTTGCAGTCTACATAAAGGCGCCACGTACAGCTTGGGTAGAGCTTCGTACGGGTTATGCTGGCAGACTTAAGGCATGGCTAAACGGCGAGCAAGCAATTGCGTCTCTTGGGGGATTCGGCAATTTCCCCGACACAGCAAAAGCGGAGGTCTTGCTAAAAAAGGGTTGGAATAGGTTGCTTTTGAAGGTTGTGCTTGAGCCAGGGAAAAAAGATTTGTACGTTCGCTTTTGTGATCGTCAGGGGAAGCCGCTCGAAGGACTCAAGTTCGCTTTGGAACCTTCAGACAAATCAGCTGAGCTGTGGATAGCATCAAATCGCTGA
- a CDS encoding isoprenylcysteine carboxylmethyltransferase family protein gives MKLSIESVGRYRLIFGYLIAGACLAFANQRLFLPGVAVALLGIAFRMWAAGYIQKNKQLAIDGPYALTRNPLYFGSFLLGLGGVMAVRAWWLLVVYIIGFAIFYLPTIRKEEKDLLAIFGDEFRKYQKQVPAFFPWKPRLTIKGFSWSNMVRNGELKHAVFYLGFLSFLEVLGELRMLVNGR, from the coding sequence TTGAAGCTCAGTATTGAAAGCGTTGGCAGGTACAGACTTATATTTGGTTATTTGATTGCAGGTGCATGTCTTGCATTTGCGAATCAGCGCCTTTTTCTGCCTGGTGTGGCCGTTGCACTTTTGGGTATTGCTTTTAGAATGTGGGCGGCTGGTTACATCCAAAAGAATAAGCAGCTTGCCATTGATGGGCCATATGCGCTCACCCGAAATCCGCTTTATTTTGGTAGCTTTTTGCTAGGTCTTGGCGGGGTTATGGCTGTTAGGGCATGGTGGCTATTGGTGGTATACATCATCGGCTTTGCGATCTTCTATCTTCCTACTATTAGAAAAGAGGAGAAGGATTTACTCGCCATCTTCGGCGATGAATTTCGTAAGTACCAAAAGCAAGTGCCGGCTTTTTTCCCATGGAAGCCTCGACTAACAATAAAAGGATTCTCCTGGTCAAACATGGTGCGAAATGGCGAGCTCAAGCATGCTGTCTTTTATTTGGGCTTTCTATCCTTTCTTGAAGTGTTGGGTGAGTTGCGCATGTTGGTGAATGGCAGATAA
- a CDS encoding Gfo/Idh/MocA family oxidoreductase, translating into MDRLRIGIIGAGDVVQAAHVPSFVENPRVEIAMVADPDIDAAQSLAEKYGIPKVIEDYHAILDDGSINAVDIAVPHYLHYSITMDCLNAGKHVICEKPIAMNLEEADKMIEAAHELGLWLLVTLNQRFLPIHRKLKEMLDDGRLGKPFLVNAYITGDVLARLDDPYDWKSTWDRGGGGAFFDTGTHIVDLMHYWFGPPTAVTASLKKLLTKPENKADDNASVILEWDSDLVANLVVSYTVDQEPWSEKKFIYCTEGDVSMINEAAVPMFLVRNGAPEIIEVEHNANWWDWSLDRCLRHFVDCILDGTEPIVTEEDARAALKTILAAYESARQGKRVEID; encoded by the coding sequence ATGGATCGCTTAAGAATCGGCATAATTGGCGCTGGCGATGTCGTGCAGGCTGCCCACGTTCCGTCATTCGTAGAAAATCCCAGAGTTGAAATTGCAATGGTCGCTGATCCGGATATTGATGCAGCACAGTCACTTGCTGAAAAGTATGGAATTCCAAAGGTAATTGAGGACTACCATGCAATTCTCGACGATGGGAGTATAAACGCTGTCGACATAGCTGTCCCCCACTACCTTCATTATTCTATAACGATGGATTGCTTAAATGCGGGGAAGCATGTGATTTGCGAAAAGCCGATTGCCATGAACCTTGAAGAGGCAGATAAGATGATTGAAGCGGCGCATGAGCTTGGGCTCTGGCTGCTCGTTACTCTTAATCAGCGATTCCTTCCAATCCATCGAAAGCTTAAGGAGATGCTTGACGATGGTCGATTGGGTAAGCCGTTTCTTGTAAATGCATATATCACTGGCGATGTTCTTGCAAGGCTTGATGACCCTTATGATTGGAAGTCTACATGGGACCGTGGTGGCGGTGGTGCGTTTTTCGATACCGGAACCCATATCGTTGACTTAATGCACTATTGGTTTGGGCCGCCCACTGCTGTGACTGCTAGCTTGAAGAAGCTGCTAACCAAGCCCGAAAATAAGGCTGACGATAATGCCTCTGTAATCCTTGAATGGGACAGCGATCTTGTAGCAAACCTGGTAGTTTCGTATACCGTTGACCAGGAGCCATGGAGCGAAAAAAAGTTCATCTACTGCACAGAAGGGGATGTCTCGATGATAAACGAAGCGGCGGTGCCGATGTTCTTGGTTCGGAATGGTGCCCCTGAGATAATCGAGGTTGAGCACAATGCTAACTGGTGGGATTGGTCGCTCGATCGTTGTCTAAGACATTTTGTGGATTGCATACTTGATGGCACAGAGCCGATTGTGACGGAGGAAGATGCACGCGCGGCGCTTAAAACTATTCTAGCTGCATATGAATCTGCTAGGCAAGGAAAGCGGGTGGAAATAGACTAA
- a CDS encoding haloacid dehalogenase, with protein MENLAKIAEEIRAEMDVKNAARDKALVTTREAIRFCANSIRSLHRGEFEEAAALLDEARKLIRETTEELKNHLDIYFSGYVQDAQKEFAEAETLSSIIRGLPLPSHKDLGIEASPYLNGLAEAISECRRYVLDRLREGRTQRAEEIMKIMDDAYYVLVGFDYPDAITGGLRRTMDGVRAVLERTRGDLTITIRQRDLEEAMNRAVERLDKSSKA; from the coding sequence ATGGAAAACTTAGCAAAAATAGCCGAAGAAATACGCGCTGAAATGGACGTAAAGAATGCTGCTAGGGACAAAGCACTCGTAACGACAAGGGAGGCAATCCGTTTCTGCGCGAACTCAATTAGGTCGCTTCACAGGGGTGAATTCGAGGAGGCTGCTGCACTTCTCGACGAGGCGCGCAAACTCATACGCGAGACAACAGAGGAGTTGAAAAACCATCTCGATATTTACTTCTCGGGTTACGTGCAAGATGCGCAAAAGGAATTTGCTGAGGCTGAAACCCTAAGTTCGATAATTCGAGGGTTACCGCTTCCCAGTCATAAAGACCTTGGGATTGAGGCGTCGCCCTATCTAAATGGCCTTGCCGAAGCCATAAGTGAATGTCGCCGTTACGTTCTTGACCGACTTAGGGAGGGCCGAACACAGCGGGCCGAAGAGATTATGAAGATCATGGATGATGCCTACTACGTGCTAGTAGGCTTTGATTACCCTGATGCAATTACTGGGGGGCTAAGGCGGACAATGGATGGGGTTCGGGCCGTGTTGGAACGGACGCGCGGCGATTTGACAATCACGATTAGGCAGAGAGACCTCGAGGAGGCGATGAATCGCGCAGTCGAAAGATTGGACAAGAGTTCGAAGGCTTGA